A window from Leuconostoc mesenteroides subsp. mesenteroides encodes these proteins:
- a CDS encoding gluconate:proton symporter → MTNIIISILLLLTFVGFIYYIVKGGNLVIGFFVMALLWSVIGLVPFNQVVQKVIAEPALNYGPTIIYIVFGSWFGRVLVDSGIAGSISAQTEKVGRKAPIFATILVVLVTALIFSSAYGVGSVIAIGVILIPILLSIGVPKKVAIPAFTMAIGAPMYINVVLFNQIKAFFPSVSFSGKYLIFGLAAMSVQLVGVIIFILLNSKSIKNGEIETIDDSKQATFQKTHPITFIIPVLPVALNMFFHWDAIPALLLATIIALLLTGQMKSYKGLVAFINKTVSQAINDISGLIVFLMALVMFAGAATMNVPHFKSMIEVILPSSPLVLAIAIGILAPLALFRGPLHVWGAGAATAAVLAATGTFQPIFLLPLLYTASIMAVSIDLTQSWNTWALTYSKLETKEYLKMGIPVMWIVSFVNELLVYGFFGH, encoded by the coding sequence ATGACTAATATCATTATTAGTATTTTGCTCTTACTAACATTCGTAGGATTTATTTATTACATTGTTAAGGGTGGCAATTTAGTTATTGGTTTCTTTGTAATGGCGCTTCTCTGGTCTGTTATTGGACTGGTACCTTTCAACCAAGTTGTTCAAAAGGTTATTGCAGAGCCAGCATTGAATTATGGACCAACAATTATTTATATTGTTTTTGGTTCATGGTTTGGTCGTGTACTAGTTGATTCGGGTATAGCTGGGTCCATTTCGGCACAAACTGAAAAGGTTGGACGAAAAGCCCCCATTTTCGCAACGATATTAGTTGTACTCGTTACAGCGTTAATTTTCTCGTCAGCATACGGCGTTGGTTCGGTTATCGCCATCGGTGTTATATTAATTCCAATTCTCTTGTCGATAGGTGTTCCTAAAAAGGTCGCCATTCCAGCATTCACAATGGCTATTGGTGCGCCAATGTACATTAACGTAGTCCTATTTAATCAAATAAAAGCGTTCTTCCCGTCAGTTAGTTTTTCGGGAAAATACTTGATTTTTGGTCTAGCAGCCATGAGTGTTCAATTAGTAGGCGTTATTATCTTCATACTACTTAATAGTAAAAGCATCAAAAATGGTGAAATTGAAACAATTGATGACAGTAAGCAAGCAACCTTCCAGAAGACGCACCCAATTACATTTATCATCCCCGTTTTGCCAGTAGCTCTGAATATGTTCTTCCATTGGGATGCTATTCCTGCACTGTTATTAGCAACAATTATTGCATTATTATTGACAGGGCAAATGAAATCTTATAAAGGATTAGTTGCTTTTATCAACAAAACAGTTTCACAAGCAATCAATGATATTTCTGGTTTGATTGTATTCTTGATGGCATTGGTGATGTTTGCTGGAGCAGCTACCATGAACGTGCCCCATTTCAAAAGCATGATTGAAGTTATTTTACCAAGTAGCCCCCTAGTTTTGGCAATTGCCATTGGTATATTAGCCCCATTAGCTTTGTTCCGTGGACCTTTGCATGTTTGGGGCGCTGGAGCGGCTACGGCGGCAGTTTTAGCTGCTACAGGTACTTTCCAACCAATATTCTTACTACCACTTCTTTACACGGCTAGTATTATGGCAGTCTCTATTGATTTAACACAGTCATGGAATACATGGGCGTTAACTTACTCAAAGTTGGAAACAAAAGAATACCTAAAAATGGGTATTCCAGTCATGTGGATAGTATCTTTTGTGAACGAACTATTAGTTTATGGATTTTTTGGACACTAA
- a CDS encoding TIM barrel protein, with protein sequence MRKEQIVLNNLVFMNDHEQGMQQLDMLKKAVSFGVSSVELRREYFDDIVKETSAIAEFAADHKLRLFYSVPDEVFVNHRLNPKLTQYYDEAQALGIYAIKFNIGDFEMLSSEEVSALNQLLKRGIQTNIENDQTQVSGKINDIEKFMSVVTENHLDIRYVYDMGNWRYVGEDEVVAAEKLRQYVRYIHVKDAQGQGDNLATVPLNVGDISWQSILNILPSNVPVAVEYPTVNDTVIQDGVQALAMFN encoded by the coding sequence ATGAGAAAAGAACAAATTGTTTTGAATAATCTAGTATTCATGAATGATCATGAGCAGGGCATGCAACAACTTGACATGTTAAAAAAAGCTGTGTCTTTCGGTGTTTCATCGGTTGAATTACGACGCGAATATTTTGATGACATTGTTAAAGAAACTTCTGCCATTGCAGAGTTTGCAGCTGATCATAAATTACGTTTATTTTATTCCGTGCCAGATGAGGTATTTGTGAATCATCGTCTTAATCCAAAATTGACACAGTACTATGATGAAGCACAAGCGCTTGGTATTTATGCGATTAAATTTAATATTGGAGATTTTGAAATGTTATCTTCAGAAGAGGTATCTGCATTAAACCAACTATTAAAGCGTGGCATTCAGACAAATATTGAAAATGATCAAACTCAAGTTTCCGGGAAAATAAACGACATTGAAAAGTTTATGTCTGTTGTTACGGAAAATCATTTAGATATTCGCTATGTTTATGATATGGGTAATTGGCGTTATGTTGGTGAAGACGAAGTTGTGGCAGCTGAAAAACTAAGACAGTATGTACGCTATATTCATGTTAAAGATGCTCAAGGCCAAGGTGATAATTTGGCAACTGTACCGCTTAATGTGGGAGATATTTCATGGCAATCAATTTTGAATATTTTGCCAAGTAATGTTCCTGTAGCAGTTGAATATCCAACAGTTAATGATACAGTTATTCAAGATGGCGTTCAGGCACTCGCCATGTTTAATTAA
- a CDS encoding sodium:proton antiporter gives MSTLYALALLLIGVIGTNLIKQFIPKIPEPFILIIVGIGLSFTPIFQHFELEPEFFMLMIIAPLMFLDGQKQSFAKIKKRFSIIFLLSVVLAVATAIVVGLLANRVEVQWTLPLAIALAAIVVPTDAVAVKSMTSSVDMPSGVGEALELESLFNDATGLVLLDLSLSVLEQGKFSLVVGIGHFLFVAVGGALIGVIAGFLLVAIRTNITFRTISPETTIIPISLLTPFIVYLLAESFGTSGILAVVATGIVHNWESNKLRLTSTRVQLTSNTIWASISNVLNSIVFIILGISLPIVWQEIIQMGLVGIMQLLGLSILIYIAMYAVRYIWAFREENHSANTFFDSHSNPKQHRFLSHIFAISGVHGTMTLAMAFSLPLTIANHAFPYRAELIVVATLIILISMLMSAIILPIALPKKAITYTKADLENTRNKMVDYASLKISEITKDSAVREAIMIQLQSQKGWLNDSHSTKNHNSQKYNTLINNTKDFIVQYLHSESVEQKYSAEVIDAYEKILNRLKINNFFQHSPLQRFFHYIRARYRHVKWHIQNGQMTKKQRLKDRKKWAKEHQGSVQQWENIHEGLLLLNNDVIDEVNQYLDNLLRNSLENDTDDLQYISHVRQRFDRYFNLIKRDYNKEIPTINSDLYIQAFQFEYNYIQQASSTGIIPNTLAAVLYNEINEAQMLELQQINQIEAMDS, from the coding sequence ATGTCAACACTATATGCATTAGCTTTATTGTTAATCGGTGTGATTGGTACTAACCTAATTAAACAATTTATTCCAAAAATCCCGGAACCATTCATCCTAATTATTGTTGGTATTGGCCTGTCATTTACACCAATATTTCAGCATTTCGAACTTGAACCTGAGTTTTTTATGCTGATGATTATTGCTCCATTAATGTTTCTAGATGGACAAAAGCAATCATTTGCCAAAATTAAAAAACGTTTTTCAATTATCTTTCTTTTATCAGTAGTTCTCGCTGTGGCCACCGCCATAGTGGTTGGTTTACTAGCAAATCGAGTGGAAGTGCAGTGGACATTACCGTTAGCAATTGCGCTAGCTGCAATCGTTGTACCTACTGATGCCGTTGCTGTCAAATCAATGACCTCATCAGTTGATATGCCTAGTGGTGTGGGCGAAGCTCTGGAGCTAGAATCGCTATTCAACGATGCCACAGGACTAGTCTTACTAGATTTATCTTTATCCGTGCTTGAACAAGGAAAATTTTCTCTTGTCGTAGGAATTGGGCACTTCTTGTTTGTTGCAGTTGGTGGTGCACTAATTGGTGTGATTGCCGGTTTTCTGCTTGTTGCTATTCGAACCAATATTACTTTCAGAACTATTAGCCCAGAAACCACAATCATCCCAATTAGCCTCTTAACTCCGTTTATTGTTTATCTTTTAGCAGAATCATTTGGTACTTCTGGTATCTTAGCCGTAGTTGCTACTGGTATTGTACATAATTGGGAATCCAATAAGCTTCGCTTAACATCAACACGAGTACAACTGACTTCCAACACTATCTGGGCATCAATATCGAATGTCTTAAATAGCATTGTTTTCATTATTTTAGGTATTTCTTTGCCGATTGTTTGGCAAGAAATTATTCAGATGGGCTTAGTTGGCATCATGCAACTATTAGGCTTAAGTATTTTAATTTATATTGCGATGTACGCTGTGCGATATATTTGGGCATTTCGAGAAGAAAATCATTCAGCTAATACTTTCTTTGACAGCCATAGCAATCCCAAACAACATCGTTTTTTGTCCCATATATTCGCCATTAGTGGTGTCCATGGTACCATGACACTGGCCATGGCATTTTCCTTACCGCTAACTATTGCCAACCATGCTTTCCCCTATCGTGCTGAACTTATTGTAGTCGCCACTTTGATTATCTTAATTAGTATGTTAATGAGTGCAATTATTTTACCTATCGCCCTCCCAAAGAAAGCAATCACCTATACTAAAGCTGACTTAGAAAACACACGTAACAAAATGGTTGACTATGCTTCGTTAAAAATTTCTGAGATTACTAAAGACTCTGCTGTTCGAGAAGCAATTATGATACAATTACAGTCACAAAAAGGTTGGTTAAACGACAGTCACTCAACAAAAAATCATAATTCTCAAAAATATAATACGCTGATAAACAACACGAAAGACTTTATTGTTCAGTATCTACATAGCGAAAGTGTTGAACAAAAATATAGTGCTGAAGTAATTGATGCATATGAAAAAATTCTTAATCGTCTCAAAATTAACAATTTTTTCCAACACAGTCCCCTACAAAGATTTTTTCACTATATAAGGGCGCGATACCGTCACGTCAAGTGGCATATACAAAATGGTCAAATGACGAAAAAACAACGGTTAAAGGATCGTAAAAAATGGGCCAAAGAGCATCAAGGTAGTGTGCAACAATGGGAAAATATTCACGAAGGATTACTGCTATTAAATAACGATGTTATTGATGAGGTTAATCAGTATCTAGATAATCTCTTACGTAATAGTTTAGAGAATGACACTGATGACCTCCAATACATCAGTCATGTTCGTCAAAGATTTGACCGTTATTTTAATTTAATAAAACGTGATTATAATAAAGAAA
- a CDS encoding substrate-binding domain-containing protein, with translation MSKKVTINVIAEMARVSKTTVSRFLNGKFDNMSEATKERIAETIAELDYHPSRQAQALKAKNSLLIGISVADISNMYTSRLLKGISDYFQNTIYQVLIMDGDNSIEREHSNLEKMVTERIDGIILQPLVHKTDHYQLLIDENIPVVQVDRYTEPFTWPAVVSDNFQKSLEVADLIKSKNYEEIIVLSNHINGVSSRMNRYNGIKTGIVNTNVTIKLIEIDDDLDWPNTLQSMLKSPTKKALYALNGEVLWAIIRFLKKHHITIPDDVGIIGYDDAMFADMISPEITSVSQNPKEIGRTAAANLMQLMSDENTLSKKIRIPSTIQIRKSL, from the coding sequence ATGAGTAAAAAAGTGACTATCAACGTTATAGCTGAAATGGCAAGGGTTTCAAAAACAACAGTTTCCCGCTTTTTAAACGGGAAATTCGATAATATGTCAGAAGCAACAAAAGAGCGCATTGCTGAAACCATTGCTGAATTAGATTATCATCCTAGTCGCCAAGCACAAGCCTTAAAAGCGAAAAATTCTTTATTAATCGGTATCTCTGTGGCAGATATTTCTAATATGTATACCTCGCGTCTGTTAAAAGGTATTAGTGATTATTTTCAAAATACAATTTATCAAGTTTTAATTATGGACGGTGATAATTCAATTGAACGTGAGCATAGTAATTTGGAAAAAATGGTCACCGAGAGAATCGACGGTATTATCTTACAACCACTAGTTCACAAAACTGATCATTACCAGCTACTAATTGATGAAAATATTCCTGTCGTTCAAGTCGATCGTTATACTGAACCATTTACTTGGCCAGCAGTGGTGTCGGACAATTTTCAAAAATCACTAGAAGTGGCAGATTTAATAAAATCAAAAAACTACGAAGAAATTATTGTTTTATCTAATCATATCAATGGTGTATCTAGTCGTATGAACCGTTATAATGGTATAAAAACAGGTATTGTAAACACAAATGTTACGATTAAACTAATCGAAATTGATGACGATCTGGACTGGCCAAACACACTACAATCCATGCTTAAATCACCCACAAAAAAAGCGCTGTATGCGCTTAACGGAGAAGTTTTATGGGCAATTATTCGCTTTTTAAAAAAGCATCATATTACCATTCCTGATGATGTTGGTATCATTGGTTATGATGATGCTATGTTTGCCGACATGATTTCACCTGAAATTACTTCTGTATCACAAAACCCAAAAGAAATAGGCCGAACGGCTGCAGCCAACTTAATGCAACTTATGAGTGATGAAAACACTTTGTCCAAAAAAATTCGAATCCCATCAACAATCCAAATTAGAAAATCTCTTTGA